The Vicia villosa cultivar HV-30 ecotype Madison, WI unplaced genomic scaffold, Vvil1.0 ctg.001451F_1_1, whole genome shotgun sequence genome includes a window with the following:
- the LOC131635248 gene encoding uncharacterized protein LOC131635248 — MHNKVVLDLDHTAHDDIRWTPFTNYTAVVPFDRIALYSGWLACGANTMVRYLTERCMRQFARVQMIPRSLFEVAPDTVTRVKLTAKFNDWAHHLVPEEYRRMQATKEWHCVEG, encoded by the coding sequence ATGCATAATAAGGTTGTCTTGGACCTGGACCATACTGCTCACGATGATATCCGTTGGACGCCATTCACCAACTACACTGCTGTTGTCCCATTTGATCGCATTGCGTTATactctggatggttggcatgcgggGCCAACACCATGGTTAGGTATCTGACGGAGCGGTGCATGAGGCAGTTTGcacgtgtgcagatgatacctAGGTCATTGTTTGAGgttgctcccgacacagttacccgagtgaAGCTCACTGCCAAATTTAACGATTGGGCACATCAtttggtcccggaggagtatcgtcgcatgcaggcCACCAAGGAGTGGCATTGTGTAGAGGG